The Podarcis raffonei isolate rPodRaf1 chromosome 7, rPodRaf1.pri, whole genome shotgun sequence nucleotide sequence ataggtggtacatgaccccagtcaagcttgcaaaaatttaccatttgcccaataacaaatgctggaaatgtaatgaaactgaaggtactttttatcacctttggtggacatgcccaaagattaaggctttctgggaaaggatttataatgaaatgaaaaaggtgcttaaatgcacttttgtgaagaaaccagaagcctttctcttgggcatggtaggccaattggtgtcaaagaaagataggacgttttttatgtatgcgacaacagcagcaagagtacttttagcaaagtactggaagacacaagaactacccacactggaagaatggcagacgaaggtgattgactacatgggattggctgagatgactggcagaatccgagaccaagggaaagagacggtggaagaagattggaagaaatttaaagtttaccttaagaactgttgtaaaattaaataTCCCAACAGAGAATTTGGGACAGTAAAGCCATTATTTTTGTTACtattgagtcccccccccccgtctctttgAAGCTATAAGCAAGGGATATAAAACGCCATTTTGTTGCCAAGAGAGAACACCCTGGTGGCTACTTAGTTACCAAAGGAAATAACTTCTTCTACTCCTCTACAACGGATTTTTGTGGATTTGCTCTTCTTCGTCTGTTTTCTCCCTATATAAGGAATATCAGTTTGTTTgctctctgggttttttttgggttttttttgagaATTACGTCACTCATCTTGTTTGGAACCTGGGTTATTGGGATTAAAGATTTTTGTAAGAGACTCTTGGGAATTGTTATTGTACTAAACTACGCAACCAACTCCTGGGATGTAGCCAAGCAAGTGGCAAGAAGTTATAGAAGGGTCTTCTGATTTATTCGACTGTTGCTTATACATTAACAAAGTGACTAACTCTTTCCCCTACCAGAACTAAATATATTTGGATTTGGTTTATGATATAGACGTATAAGATAGGGAAACTGTTTAACTGATATTGAGTTTAAGGATTTTATTCTGGTATTCTGGTTGTATATTGAACAAAAACAGTCTGCTGATATCTAATAAGGTTGGGTAAAACAAAATTATTGGTTTtgctttttgtattattatttatttgtgtaaaagacaaaaagggaaggggaaggtaAAATGTCGCATACTCAGAAAAAGACAGAAGGAgcaacaccaggagagagaaagggttcaAGACAAGAATCGGAATGGAAGGCAGATATTGTAAAGATGTTTTCAGAACTTAAAACAGACATAAAAAGTAGCGAGAAAAATCTTGAGAGTAAACTGGGCAATATGGAAACTAAATTAGAACAAATGGACAATAAAATTGACTTAACAGTGAATGAACTGAaagaccaaatgaaggaaattgcAAAGAAAAACACTGAGATTGTTAAAAGAACACAAAACctggaagaaggaatgaaaagGACAAAACTAGAAATGAGAGAGGTgcgaaaggaagaggaaaaaataagagTAGAAATGTCTGAAGTGAATAGGACGCAGGAAGAGCTCTGGGACGCGGTGGCGATGAATGAACTTCGGCAACGGGAGTCTAACTTGAGATTAAGATCGGTGCCAGAAACCCAGGGAGAAAAGATTAAAGAAAAATTGACGGCAGAAATTGCCCAATGGTTGGATATGAAAATTGAAGATGTGCAGAAAACGATACAAAACGCATTTAGGATTAAAATAAGAACGACCAAAGCTAAAAAATTCCCCGGTGACTGTTTGATCATCTTTAGGgacaaagaaatgagagatttgattttgcaaagaaacagagagaagcgtCTAAACATCGAtggaaattatataattatttttaaagacgtgCCGGTGAGACTACTGAAAAAAAGGGACCGATACAGACAATTAGTACAAAcattgaagaaaaatggaatagaatttaagtgggaatttccagaaggagtGACATTTGCATACAAAGGGAAGAGGCACAGACTGACTAAACCAGAAGATGTGGAAAAATTTTTCAGAAGATACAGAGAGTTGACCAGAGTTGGAGAAGAGGCAGAAGTGCTGGGAGCTAGAGGTGGTGAAGGAGATTCGgtggagctggaggaggaagaggagcgagacagtaaggagaaaagaaaaggaagaggaggaggaaaggacgaAGAAGAGGAAAGCGAAGAAgataaggaagaggaagagaagtaaaaagaggaaaaagaatttATTTAATTGATAGACATCAtggcattaaaattatggacatgGAATACAAATGGcttgaatgaaagaaaaaaaaggaataaagtgaTACAACATCTAAAACAGAAGaatttggacattatttgtttacaagagacccatgttaaAAAAGCGCATAGGAAAATCTTGGttaataaaaaattgggaaatgaatttgtttcatcggataaaagcaagaagagaggggtggttttgtatataaaaagcaaACTAGAGGCACAGCAACTATTCAAAGACGAGGAAGGGAGGATTATAGCAGTACAAGTCAACTGGCtaggcgaaaaattaataattattggagtttatgcaccaaatggatgcaaagcagatttttttaaaggattggaggaaaaactatttgaatatttggatcagaaaataataataatgggagatcTCAACGGGGTGGTCTCAATGGAAATGGACAGGCTTCGGGCCAAAGGTAAATCGAAAGAGGGgaaactaccaaaaaccttttttgatatGGCGGAAAACTGCAATTTGGTGGATATCTGGAGATTGAGACACCCGTTAGAAAAACAATTCACTTTCTATTCAGAAGTTAATCAAGCAATGTCTCAAATTGATCAGATCTGGGTTTCTGGTGAGTTAACTACAAGAATATTAAAGATTGAGATTCAACCCAAAGTATTATCAGACCATAATGCGGTGAAAGCCATTCTAAAAGGGAGTGAAGAAAAGTCCTTCAGGTGGAGGCTAAACGAAAACCTTCTAGATGACCAAAAAATTGTGGATATGGCGAagaaatgtttgacggactattttgTAAACAATTCTAATAAAGGAACGAAAACGAGTGTGGTCTGGGACGCCAGCAAagccgtaatgagaggattcttcattcaacaaaattcaattaaaaatagaatgagagaaaaagggaagaaggaaattttaaaacaaataatggaaaatgaaaagaaactaACGACAAGGCCAGGTGATGAGAAAGTAAAACAAAGTATAAAAATGCTACAgacacaatttgcaatgataattaataaagaagtggaatggaatataagaagaatgaagcaaaagaattttgaatatgcaaacaaatctggaaaatggcttgcgtggcaaattaaaaagaggaaggaacaaaGCATAATTAAGAAAATCAAAATAGAAGATCAAGAGATAGAGAACCCGAAGGGAATAAGGAAAGGCTTTGTGGACTTTTATAAAGACTTATATAAACGAAAAGAGAAACTTAACATTAATGCAATagaagaatatttaaagaagaaaaaggtgcaaaAAGTATCAGACagtaataaaattaaattgaatGAACCAATAGAATTGGAAGAGGTTTCAAGAGCAATAAAGGACTTAAAAAATGGGAAGGCGCCAGGGCCGGATGGATTCAGTGCAAGATACtacaaagaaatgaaacacactTTACTTGTACCACTGAAAGATGTAATGAATAAGAtattggaaaaaggagaactacctgaaacTTGGAAGGAAGCATACATAACGTTAATTCCCAAACAAGATTCGGATTTAACGCAGGTTAAAAATTACAGGCCAATTTCGttattgaataatgattataaaatgtttgcaaatattttggcaaATAGGATGAAAAAGGTTCTGAATGAAatgatacataaggatcaagtGGGTTTCCTTCCCgggagacaaatgaaagataatataagaaatgtaattaacataatTGAATATTTGTCAAGCGGGAAGGATAAACAAGCGATGTTGatttttgtggacgctgagaaggcctttgataacatttattgggaatttatgctaaagaatttagaatatatggatgtGGGTCAATCTTTCTTAagtggtataaaggcaatatattcagaacagagagcaaaattaattgtgaacaacgtTATAACAGAAGATATTGCCATAatgaaaggtacaagacaagggtgtccgtTATCCCCGCTGTTAttcatctcggtcctggaggtcttcctAAGAACTATAAGaaacaatgaaaatataaaaggagTAACTGTGGGCGGCAATCAATAtaaggttaaagcctttgccgatgacttggtCATAACTATTGAGGAACCTATACAGAGTGTTAAAGAAGTGATAGAAGAAATTGAATATTTTGGTCAGGTgtcaggttttaaattaaataggaaaaaaaccaaaataatggttaaaaatttggatcaagaagttatagaagaaatacagcagcaaacagaaatgaatgtggtaaaaaaagtaaagtacTTAGGAATCACGTTAACTCCTAGaaatattgacttgtttcaaaaCAATTATGTACCAGTTTGGAATAAGATTAAACGTGACTTAGACGTATGGGCAAGAATGAGATTATCGTTTGGGGGAAGaattgcaacaataaaaatgagcgtgctaccgaaaatgttgtttttgtttcaaacgataccaataattaaaggagagactatatttaaagaatggcaaagaacaatgtcaaaatatatctggcagggcaaaaagccgagaattaaatttaagatattaacagatgcaaaagaaagaggaggctttgccctgccagacttgaagttatattatgaggcttcgtgtctttgctggttgaaagaatggataaaattggagaatacggaattgttggatttagagggacatgacaacagatttgggtggcacgcttatctatggtgtgataaaaacaGAGTGCacagaggttttgaaagtcatatttttagagGTACGTTAATTGAAGTATGGAATAGGTACAAAAACCTATTAGAGCCGAAAACACCAATGTGGTTATCCCCACTGGAGATAATGAGTACGAaaaaagtcaatatgacaggagactggattacatatgaaaatttaataattaaagaaggtgataaatggaatctgaaaccatatgaagaggttaaagaaaaggtgtatgattggctgcattattttcaattgaatgcaatgtttaaaaaagagatgcgggagaaaggttactcaggaaaaaaatcaaagtttcagcaagaaattttgaatagtgatgtaaaagtattgtcaaaaatgtataaactattactcgaatggcatacaaaagatgaggaagttaaaacggtaatgattcaatgggctaaagattttggctataatatacaatttgaggactggataaggttatggaaagagggaatgaaattcaccgcatgtactacgataaaagaaaatgtgatgaaaatgttatatagatggtatataaccccagtgaaactaggaaagatgtttaaagttagtaataaatgttggaaatgtcaagagaaagaaggaacattttatcacatgtggtgggaatgtaagaaagtgaaaagcttctgggaaatgatttataacgagatgaaaaaaatgatgagatatacatttgtaaagaaaccagaagcattgttattAGGTATACtaggtaatgatgttgaaaagaaagatgtgaagctatttagatatgcagttacagctgctagaattttgatggcccaaaaatggaaacaggtagaaatgccaacgagggaggaatggagaatgaaattgatggaatacgcagaaatggacaaattaacatgtaaaattcgagaccaacgcgatcagaggttcaccgaggactggaacaaatttacagagtatatcaaaactgtgtgtgatcaggaaataacgcttgttggatttcaggaagctttgtgaagagaatagtaaggaatgttgtttaaacgaaaagataaaataaggattgttaaagtgcaacacaaatttaaggaacgtgaaaagttgtgaaaaatatggaaattgtcagataggctgacggaagtctatacgatgtataagttaaattggatgttaaattgtaactggattggttattgtaaatttgaataaaaattaattacaaaaaaaaaaagaactgttgtaaaattaatgagtgctaaaatgttttgagtaatgtaaaatagaattgcagcgataaacaattggacatgggaaaaaggatttaaaggaagtgccataagtaaataaaattagaggttgctggaaaaatttaaaacaaggatgcagaaaaaggaggtatggggaagtcgctgaaagaaggtttaaggaaaagaaggttatgaaattatacatgtttatatgtgtgtttgtttttgtattgttttgtattgttatttaatatgtgttggaaaattaataaaaatttatttttaaaaaaaaactgtaaTGATTTACAATTATTAAAAGTGCTGGGGTGCTTGATAGTTGCAGACCTGGAGAACAGAATATCAACCGAGTGCAGAGAATATGACCATCTCCCTAGATACACAGCATGAATGACTGGTGTCATCGCCTGTGAACTTTGTGTTCAAAACAAGTCTTTGTTTCACCTGACTCAACCTCAGAACATCTTGGCCTGCATCTCTCTTACCGCAATGACTCCAGTGAGATGCTGGGAAGCCATCAAGGTAATTACAGTGATGACTTGCCATCGCAGGCTTCTCTTCCAGAGCAATTTGGGCGTGTTCAAGGGCTTTTCTGCCTTCGCAGCAAAGAACTCCTCGCGGAGCTCATCCATCTCGTCCTCCACGTCTTCCCGTCCTCTCAACATCTGCAAGGCTAGGTGGGAGTAGAGGCAGAAAGGAGGTGACTTCCAAAATAAGCAAAGGGGTCAGTGGAAATGAAGTTTTTTAAACACCTAATTAAAGGCAGTGCAAAGCCCCTGTGTTAATCACAACATCAGGATAAAAGGAATGATACAATAATGACGGAGTGCTGAGATCCCATGACAGGAGTAAGGAATCTCCAGTCTGTGGGTCACTCTTGCCCCATTGAGGTTCCCAGCTTAGCCAACAAAGTTATTTTGGGCAAGCTGTGCCCACCCACACCTACACCGAATGCCAAACAGGCAAGGGAGGGGCCTGACCAAAAGGGCAGGGCTTGACCAAAACTACTTTGTGCAGCTCACGAAGCGCCCAACAGCCAGCTGGTTGTTGAGAGCCATTGATATGCtgggtgtggcgtttgcctcctaggtgggtcataaggaaagggttaaaatgagtgtgatgtgattggccagtggaaactgataGGGGGAGTTAGAGTGGGTGCtgtgtgaaagtcagttgagggttgggagttggagaaggaagagggaggatataagtctgtgggttggtcgagtggtgtggtgagagagtgagaggaactgttaggactgttaggtggagtcagatagatagatagttgggataatcagtttgaagttgttaggaactaataggacagttaaggaactaagattaagaaactgccaagaaaaattaactgaaaccataagcttgttcatgcctataaaataaacttgattatttgttaatgttaacaactgtctggactccgtgtgtacctgtgagaaacgggttggtggcagcgaagaaagcaattacagtggtggcacagggtcaatagaccgtcaaacgtcgggggaccctgtgtgatcaccataCTGGGCAAAGCAGAGACCAAACGCTAAGCAGGATTGCTCCTCCTTTGTATCATCCGATGCAAAGGGGGAGTGATCTTGTTGAGTAGCAAACTCTCTGGTGCAGCTGCACTCAGCAGTAAGCAGGGTTTCCCTCTCCCCTGTTGAAAGTGAGCACCACTGTGCTCAGGAGAGTGATTGGGTCTTTCTGCTGCTCCACCTTTAAAAGATGGCTCCAGCAATCTTTAAAAGGGTAGGCGAAACACTTTCCCATGCTCAAATGGGAGATgttgacctgggggggggggcaacccacCCATCAACCATTCCACATGTCAACATTGGCCCACTGGCCCCTGGAGCTGAAAAAGTTCCCTACCCTTGTCTGATGGGATGGGCAAATGTTCTTCAGGCTGTGGGGTACCCTCTCTGTGTATGCTGCCCACACCCAGTGGTCCCAGTACACCTCAATGTATTGTAAAGCTATCCACCATTCCTAATGGGATCCTAAATATGAGTTGCCCGGGAATGATCAAAGGAGCTTTGCATGGTGTCCACTCCTAAAGGTCCCAGTACAAATGATAGTATTTTACCTTCTCTTGCACCATCTTCATCCTTCTTCTGAATGTATAAGTACCTAGGACTTTCAGGAATGAAGGGCAGTAGGAAGACCTGACACGCTGGCATGACCCCAGCAAAGCACATCAGAATCGGCCAACCTGTGCAAGAAGGGTAACTGATGATATTGCGAACAATAAACGAACGGGGATTGTGCTTCTGATACAGCAAAGGGTGCTCTTCTCTAAATTACCTCTTTCATTCCCCAGGACTTCCCGAAGAGCGAGGGTCTGAGCCAACAAGACACCAATGGAAAAAAAGAAGTTGGCCGTCATGGTTATGCATCCTCGCAGCTCTACAGGCGATATCTCGCCAATGTATATGGGAACAGCACTGTAGATTATTCCTGGTTAGATGATAAATCAAGGGATAATCATGATCTGCATGTGACATGATGTATATAAACATCTGAATATCTCCACGGTGTATAGGAGGCCCTAGTGGGAAGTAACAGGAATTGGTCAGCACCACAAAATGTTCCCCACGAAGGTATGCAAAATGGCAACCAGTTCTTTTTGATCTGCATGAGACATCACTGTGTTAAATGATGCGGAGACATGGCAGGTAACAGCATAAGTTATGGGAATGTGTTTaatgaaaatcatcatcatcaacaacatcacTCAATCCAGTACCCTGACTCACCTGAGCATATTCCAGTCACCAAGCGTGCAACCATTTTGAATTCATATGTAGTTACCTCATGTGTGCAACCCATGAGTACAGCAGAGAGAATGGACAAAACATTAGTAATAATCAAAGTACCTTTCCTGAAAAGACAAGGAAAGCAGAAAAGTTTGTGTGGGTTGGGAGTTGCTAGTGAAGATATGATACCACCAAAAGAGCAGCAGTAGGAGAGCCGCTATGGAATTGCAATAAGGCCTTCAGCTTTCTATGGATACTTGGTTCTGCGCTTTGCTAGTTATGGGTGGAGACCTGCAAGGCACTGACTGCCCTACTCTTAAGCACTTTAAAATTATCAAAGCCCTTTCTAGGATTTCAGCAGACATTGCTCACATGTTTCCATGAGGTCTAGTAAGTTGGCTTTTGCAACCCTGCTATGTTCCCGCGAGGGGTGCAGAGCTTTGGATCATTTACATGGAAGCttgtgctctacctctgagctacctTTCTAAAGGGTATATCATAAGGCCAGTTATTAGATGCTACCGCAGAGATGTAGGTCTGCAGCAACTGTATTTCCTCACTTCCCctgaagcaggcataggcaaactcagccctccagatgttttgggactacaactcccatcatccctgaccactggtcctgttaggataatgggtgttgtagtcccaaaacatctggagggctgagtttgcctaagcCTGCCCTGAAGCTtactgcttggtccctctccaaggtgctgattcTGTCTTATCTTCCTTTCTTGTCTGCCTAGAACTTTGAAACTTTACTTAGCCCTGGTGGCTATATCCTCAACTATCTGAGTCACTATGGGGATCGCAGACCAGTTGATGGTGGTTACAAGTGTGGGAGGCACCCAGAGCATGCTTTTAAAAGTgagtagagaatgagactcttaatcacagggtcGTGGGATTGAATTccacattgggccaaagattcctgcaatgcaggggttggtctagatggcccttgtgatcccttccaactctacaattctatgattctatttccaTTCATCTTGCAGATTTATAACCACGTTGTGGCCAAAAGCTATCAAAGCCGcagacaataaaacaaaatacaaaagatGCTGCCTCAAGAATCTAAGAACAATAAGAAACATTTCAGGAGTTCTACAGGTAGTATTCCATTATAGAATTGGGTAACACTTCAGGGAAAGCTTTCTTAAGTTATTAGTAGCTgtcttgtgggctttccataggcagcTGCAGACATTCCATGGGCACCTGTAGGATATCGTGAGGACAAGATGctggaactagatgggcctttggcctgatccagcagggcccgtCTTATGTTCTTCTTGTGACCTCCTCCCCCTTCATGGGCCATTTGGTATCTGTAGTGGTGAGCAATGCGATAGATCACGGCATGTAGGTCAGAAGCAACTCATTTCCCCTCACTTCTCACCAGCCTAGGGCATGCAGTTCATCAGTCATGATTCTGTCTATACCTGCCACATCTATCCTCCAGGACGCCAATTAGAAGTGCCCCAAATGTACCTCCCAGTGGATATAAAGCGATGGAGGAGGACATCAAGAATAACTTGATGTTGGGGTTCATCTTCGGGGGGAAAGTGGTTACGTTATAAAAGTCTTTTATGAGCTAGGAGAGAAGCACAGAAAAGTTGATGTTAGGACAGCACTACACATCACATGACAGCAGAATCTCAACGGTTGTGACCAGGGATAGGAGAGTCTGTCaatctctctcaatttctcatttgtcCCTTCTTAAATTAAGTCCTCTTCTGGtccatatcagtttgtgatgtttttgaagtcctcatgaaaattcaaccaCCTTTAAGTGTGGATTTCTCTAAATTTACAAATGTTTATGCTATTttgtctccccctccctcccttataACACCAGAAATTGAGGAAATCCAATGGatctaaatgttggaagattgaggaGAGTCAAAAGAAAGCACTCCTTCAAGCAGCACAGTCGCTGTTGATGGCACTGACAGTCACTAACTTGGACAAACTCATGTAGAATTAGACTGTCAGTGACTGCTAGCCACAATAGCTATGGCTTACCTCCACTTTCAGAGGCACAACAAATTACCCCTTAGGGAACACAGCCCACAAAATAAAAGAAGCCATTTGTACCACAGAAGGGGAGTAGATCAGCCAGATGTTGTAACCATAGGTTgcagacaggaggcaggcagcaaACAACACCCAAAGAAGTGTCATTGACAAGTCCTACAGGAAGAAGTAGGAGATACTGTGATGAGACAGGGCAAAATACTTGCATTTCTTTCTTGTTAATTAGGTGTATTTACAACCAAGAAGCAGAAAGATAGAATAAAGACAGAGGTGCATTCAGTCCTCAAGGGAGGTACATTTGGTGGACATGCAGATATTCCTTGACAATTACAACTTTTGTAGAGATGTAACAatccaaaatcatcatcatcatcatcatcatcccaaggGGTCTTTGATACTAAGAGGCCACTTGGAGTTCTGAAGATACCAGGGATTTAAAGAAGGAGAAATCTGATTATGATGGTTTACTTACTTCCCTGAACAGTTTTCAACATTAGTAAAACACCAAAtgcaagattaaaaacaaatgaataaacagGAATAAACAAATATTGACTATAAGCAACACAAATGCCAATCAGTATATAAAACCCTCTCAAAGCCAGAACAAACTCAACAACAGAAAACCCATTTAAAATCTGCCTAAAACCAGACCTGGAAAAACAATTTAGTGAAGGAAATTAAATGTTAGAAAAATCACTTAAATAATGtaaacaaaacttttttaaaaacttgaaaaATAATACTGTAGTATAATGGGTTGGATTcagacttgttgtttagtcatttagtcgtgtccgactctccgtgaccccatggaccagagcacgccaggcactcctgtcttccactgcctcccgcagtttggtcagactcatgtttgtagcttcgagaacactgtccaaccatctcgtcctctgtcatcccgttctccttgtgccctccatctttcccagcatcagggtcttttccagggagtcttctcttctcatgaggtggccaaagtattggagcctcagcttcacgatctgtccttccagtgagcactcagggctgatttccttaagaatggatacgtttgatcttcttgcagtccatgggactctcaagagtctcctccagcaccataattcaaaagcatcaattcttcggcgatcacccttctttatggtccagctctcacttccatacatcactcctgggaaaaccatagcttttactatacggatctttgttggtaaggtgatgtctctactttttaagatgttgtctagatttgccatcgcctttctcccaaggagcaggcgtcttttaattttgtgactgctgtcaccatctgcagtgatcagatTCAGACTTAGAATGCTtaaagaagacccattgaaatgagtcCAGTGGGACTACTTTCACCATGATTATTTCTGGACCCCACCCAATATATTATGAACCAAACTGTACTATTAGCTTATAAGTAATGCTGTATCTGAAACCTGGGAAACAATTACACAGAAACTTTGATTTTCAATGTGTTATAAACCCAGTACCTTGAATGCAGCCTCCAGCCTCACTCGTTTCTTGGGTTTTTTACTAGTTGGCGCCTCCTTTTTGTCCATGGTTTCCTGAGTAGAAGTCATAAAAAAGGCTCACCTGGGGGGAAATAAGATAGTGTTGTTGGTAGAAGGCAGCTGATCAGATGCATGCAGGAAGTCGCTAAGCAAGGTATGGAGGCAAGGCAGTTATTTGTCTCTGTGATGGCCACCTTACAGCCTCCCTAGGGTCTTCCCAGCTAAGACAGAATCCACTCCTCTGCTCAGCTGACTCCCCCCCTTTAAAGAGCTGCTGCCATGATACAGGAGTTAATTATTGCCATGAGGCTCTCCCTTATCATCCAATTTCCAAATCTCCCTGGAGTCTCCCTGGAGTCTAGTGTGGAATGAAATCTTCTAAGCATGAGGGCATCATGTTAGCTATTCAAATGGGGAGATTGGAAGGCAGGCAAAGACCACCACTGCAAGGCCTACTCAAACTGAATTTCCCCCTTTGGGGTGATCTACCATCAACTGCACTGTGTGAAGCATCCCGGTGTGTTTTCAGTACATAGATACCCTTTTCTGTGTCTTTACAATATGCAAATAAACATTACTTTTAAACTGCCCTTCTAGAACCTATATCCTGAATGCTGGGCTATAAATAACTGACCCAGAGTGATTCTGGGACTCTCTTGATGCAACCTGGCTGAAGCTTGAATCATCTCCCCTGAATCAACCCAGTTCATCTTGGGATTTGACTGAATCCAGTGCACAGGCCTAATTCGGGCAACAGGATCAGCCAGATAACTGGGAAGTAATGAGATCTGCCTGGAAAAATCCCTTCAACCATGCAGAGGGTAGATCCCACAGGATGGAAGACGAATAGGCCAAGAGCCCCCGGACTTACCATAGCTTTCTGCAACTTGTAAGTAGGGGGGAACTGAACCTAGCACAACTGTTCTGTAGAAATAAGGC carries:
- the LOC128417055 gene encoding solute carrier family 2, facilitated glucose transporter member 5-like, with translation MTSTQETMDKKEAPTSKKPKKRVRLEAAFKDLSMTLLWVLFAACLLSATYGYNIWLIYSPSVLIKDFYNVTTFPPKMNPNIKLFLMSSSIALYPLGGTFGALLIGVLEDRCGRKGTLIITNVLSILSAVLMGCTHEVTTYEFKMVARLVTGICSGIIYSAVPIYIGEISPVELRGCITMTANFFFSIGVLLAQTLALREVLGNERGWPILMCFAGVMPACQVFLLPFIPESPRYLYIQKKDEDGAREALQMLRGREDVEDEMDELREEFFAAKAEKPLNTPKLLWKRSLRWQVITVITLMASQHLTGVIATYYYSERTYIYTHMGKDNVRFMSIATTVSFCLANIFSMFLVDSVGRKILLLSGFGICGILCVVLAITVELQDTISEMAYFSTVFILLFLLAQCIGPNSTPCLIVLELFLQTSRASGFVIAGFVHWFMNFVSGVLFYHTEKSIGSYCFLLYFPICLATFLFILKFLPETKKRTFVDIKRIMLLRSVKKVSATVVD